A region of bacterium DNA encodes the following proteins:
- a CDS encoding nucleotidyltransferase, protein MDFKNILGDLIVAFEKENVDFALIGGLAMETVGIVRSTQDVDLLILAEKVLMIKTTMHQKGYSLLHESEDVLNFVGAHSQSGRVDFLLAHRRYTLAMLKRAIKYPVFDGEFTIKALRPEDLIGLKVQASSNDPGRWFQDMADVQMILEKHRSKMDMDLVKEYFELFGRTGELNEILERIHHA, encoded by the coding sequence ATGGATTTTAAAAATATTCTGGGTGATTTGATTGTGGCTTTTGAAAAAGAAAATGTGGATTTTGCACTGATCGGCGGACTCGCCATGGAAACCGTTGGTATTGTTCGGAGCACCCAGGATGTGGATTTGTTGATTTTAGCAGAAAAAGTCCTGATGATAAAAACAACCATGCATCAAAAAGGCTATTCGCTGCTTCACGAGAGTGAAGATGTACTTAATTTCGTCGGAGCTCATTCGCAATCGGGGCGTGTTGATTTTTTGTTGGCACATCGCCGGTATACATTGGCGATGCTTAAAAGGGCAATAAAATATCCGGTGTTTGACGGTGAATTTACGATCAAAGCACTCCGGCCGGAGGATCTTATTGGGCTGAAGGTTCAGGCCAGTTCGAATGATCCGGGGCGATGGTTTCAGGATATGGCGGATGTGCAAATGATCCTGGAGAAACACCGGTCAAAGATGGATATGGATTTGGTCAAGGAATATTTCGAACTGTTTGGCCGAACCGGGGAATTGAATGAGATACTGGAGCGCATTCATCATGCTTGA
- a CDS encoding glycoside hydrolase family 99-like domain-containing protein has product MMKDNLLSKRLIFADYFTSLHTREISGHTWNWRYYNGDNVQWSGDLYESVGSDRKETAAPFYPLIGPYDTLDPIVMEYHILLAKAAGIDGFLCEYDTHHSLDHEVVVRMAQIARKHDFKIGIHWIPINFTNRTPGLRDRVSMLEAAKTCLAAIFDQVYAVSGACINDRPLILIFGIRASDYLPTIVKDTFFSASEINALREAFKDKHPLFLAPHFQPELIESVDGFYPWILPLGSEIPPNSPYDKIGDQAAQRKHLHHFYSHVQKTVAENHQKLFMAGVWPGFDDHKGRAWGEDLARYVPRDNGRMLAFTWEMAEAANAETILHVTWNDWIESTIIEPSREMGYSELESTQEKINQWKNSRLDPNRLKKTQSLYTCRKQLNYLLASGAPPKTITDLHARLDKAAQDFSRFVDSPFNAKLEKVTQQLRSLNKHVTVHNTVWQWSPENSQPDFTLHACNHGIALQLKNQHLQTMPPGFWQGRIAVSFLDQGDHFLAVRQGTRDHWDSAHEIANFKLNDTCINRAVEMDLIHSRLASDPGKTFFLLNAGQPVRCNAFTLSLSIHTFRP; this is encoded by the coding sequence ATGATGAAAGACAACCTTCTGTCAAAACGACTGATTTTTGCCGATTACTTCACATCACTGCATACGCGGGAAATTTCCGGTCATACCTGGAACTGGCGATATTACAACGGTGACAACGTACAATGGAGCGGCGACCTTTACGAATCCGTTGGTTCAGATCGTAAAGAAACTGCTGCGCCCTTTTATCCCCTCATCGGTCCTTATGACACACTGGACCCGATCGTTATGGAATACCACATCTTGCTTGCCAAAGCCGCCGGCATTGACGGTTTTCTATGTGAATACGACACACATCACAGCTTGGACCACGAAGTTGTCGTCCGCATGGCACAAATCGCCCGGAAACATGATTTCAAAATTGGCATTCATTGGATCCCGATTAATTTCACCAACCGGACACCCGGCCTTCGCGACCGCGTGAGTATGCTGGAAGCTGCCAAGACGTGTCTCGCCGCTATTTTCGATCAAGTCTATGCTGTCTCCGGCGCATGCATCAATGACCGGCCGCTCATTTTAATCTTTGGCATTCGCGCCTCTGATTACCTTCCGACGATTGTCAAAGATACTTTCTTTTCCGCCTCGGAAATCAATGCTCTGCGCGAAGCCTTCAAGGACAAACACCCTCTGTTTTTGGCACCGCATTTCCAGCCGGAACTGATTGAGTCTGTCGATGGATTCTATCCCTGGATTTTACCCTTGGGTTCCGAAATCCCTCCCAACAGCCCCTATGATAAGATCGGCGATCAAGCAGCGCAGCGGAAGCATTTGCATCATTTTTATTCTCATGTACAAAAAACAGTTGCTGAAAATCACCAAAAGCTATTTATGGCCGGGGTTTGGCCGGGGTTTGACGATCACAAGGGCAGGGCTTGGGGTGAAGACCTGGCGCGATATGTCCCGCGCGACAATGGCCGCATGCTTGCATTCACCTGGGAAATGGCTGAAGCGGCAAACGCTGAAACCATTCTACATGTCACCTGGAACGACTGGATTGAATCCACCATCATTGAACCCAGCCGCGAAATGGGTTATTCGGAATTGGAATCCACCCAGGAAAAAATCAATCAATGGAAAAACAGCCGCTTAGATCCCAACCGGCTAAAAAAAACGCAATCCCTTTACACTTGCCGCAAGCAACTAAACTATCTGCTGGCATCGGGCGCGCCCCCAAAAACCATTACGGACTTACATGCCCGCCTGGACAAAGCGGCTCAGGACTTCAGCCGCTTTGTCGACTCGCCCTTCAACGCGAAGCTGGAGAAAGTCACACAACAGCTGAGATCTCTGAACAAACACGTTACAGTACACAACACCGTTTGGCAATGGTCACCGGAAAATTCCCAACCGGACTTCACGCTGCATGCCTGTAATCACGGCATCGCCTTACAGCTAAAAAACCAGCACCTGCAAACAATGCCCCCTGGATTTTGGCAAGGACGAATAGCGGTCTCATTTCTTGACCAAGGAGACCACTTCCTGGCCGTCCGTCAGGGTACGCGTGATCACTGGGACAGCGCCCATGAAATTGCAAATTTCAAATTAAACGACACCTGCATAAACAGAGCCGTCGAAATGGATCTGATCCACTCCCGGTTGGCATCTGATCCCGGAAAAACTTTTTTCTTACTCAATGCCGGCCAACCTGTCCGTTGCAATGCGTTCACCCTTTCACTCTCCATTCACACCTTCCGTCCTTGA
- a CDS encoding cupin domain-containing protein produces MSEMIQVVYAIKCPAQEDIRTICRAIAREQTVEVPKEVDLDPFIEENIVGKLLEITPLTQKNGSYTAVIGYAQEITAYQIPQLLNVLFGNISLKNYIKIIDVRFPETFLAKFHGPNFGIKGIRKLLGVQGRPLAATALKPLGSTPKQLAAMAGAFALGGGDIVKDDHGLADHDFCPFEERVERCQTAIAEANVRTGKMTLYFPNVSGDLEHMEQQVAFAIRQGVRGLLLSPFLIGPDNFRYLAKKYPLIMMAHPAFTGTHFHDPHHGMTPAVLLGTLFRLFGADISVFPNSGGRFGFTSQECQAISGALKRPLGAMPAALPAPAGGMTLASINTMKAQYGQDAVYLIGGALLKHSDDLESSTRYFLETIHREFDAHETGPDAGVASAGERSKADTQSKVLEYLKWQSGFTWQGRETEDYKTDSTTSFANIVRQELIGKNGEQTKFDLRYFQIEPGGYSSLEKHMHEHVIVAVQGEGVLQLPGQTLVLGPFDVAYVPPFAVHQLRNESKSAFGFFCIVDHERDKPVKP; encoded by the coding sequence ATGTCTGAAATGATACAGGTTGTTTATGCAATTAAATGTCCGGCGCAAGAAGATATCAGGACGATTTGCCGGGCCATTGCGCGGGAACAAACGGTTGAAGTTCCCAAAGAAGTTGACTTAGATCCGTTCATTGAGGAAAACATTGTCGGTAAACTATTGGAAATAACACCGTTGACACAAAAAAATGGGAGCTATACCGCGGTGATCGGTTATGCTCAGGAAATCACAGCGTATCAGATACCGCAACTGCTCAATGTTTTGTTCGGGAATATTTCTTTGAAAAATTACATTAAAATTATTGATGTTCGTTTTCCGGAAACGTTTCTTGCCAAATTTCATGGGCCCAATTTCGGCATAAAAGGCATTCGGAAACTTTTAGGCGTACAGGGACGACCTCTGGCAGCGACGGCGTTGAAGCCTTTGGGGAGCACACCGAAACAATTGGCAGCGATGGCCGGGGCATTTGCCTTGGGCGGCGGTGATATAGTTAAGGATGATCATGGATTGGCGGACCATGATTTTTGTCCGTTTGAGGAGCGGGTGGAACGATGCCAGACAGCAATTGCCGAGGCCAATGTCCGGACAGGTAAAATGACATTGTATTTTCCCAATGTGTCAGGTGATTTGGAACACATGGAGCAGCAGGTTGCGTTTGCGATTCGTCAGGGTGTTCGTGGTTTGTTGCTCTCCCCATTTTTGATTGGTCCGGATAATTTCAGGTACTTGGCGAAAAAATATCCTCTAATAATGATGGCGCATCCGGCTTTCACGGGCACACATTTTCACGACCCTCATCATGGCATGACACCGGCTGTTTTATTGGGGACGTTGTTTAGGCTTTTTGGGGCGGACATCTCGGTTTTTCCAAATAGCGGAGGCCGCTTTGGATTTACCTCCCAAGAATGTCAGGCAATCAGCGGTGCGCTAAAGCGTCCGCTGGGTGCGATGCCGGCAGCATTGCCGGCACCGGCCGGCGGGATGACATTGGCATCCATTAATACCATGAAGGCGCAATATGGTCAGGATGCGGTTTACTTGATCGGCGGCGCTTTACTTAAACATTCCGATGATCTGGAATCTTCGACCCGGTATTTTTTGGAGACGATTCATCGTGAATTTGATGCACACGAAACCGGACCGGACGCTGGGGTGGCCTCGGCCGGTGAACGGTCTAAAGCAGATACCCAGTCTAAGGTTTTAGAATATCTGAAATGGCAGAGCGGTTTTACCTGGCAGGGACGGGAAACAGAAGACTACAAAACCGATTCGACAACATCTTTTGCAAACATTGTCCGGCAGGAATTGATTGGCAAAAATGGGGAACAGACAAAATTTGATCTCCGTTATTTTCAAATTGAACCGGGCGGATATTCCAGTCTGGAAAAACATATGCACGAACATGTCATTGTCGCTGTGCAAGGCGAGGGCGTACTCCAGCTGCCTGGACAGACTCTTGTGCTCGGCCCGTTTGATGTGGCCTATGTTCCGCCTTTTGCAGTTCATCAATTGCGTAATGAGAGCAAGAGTGCTTTTGGTTTTTTCTGTATTGTTGATCATGAGCGGGACAAACCGGTCAAACCGTAA
- a CDS encoding thermonuclease family protein produces MVSLRIQHIVVGAVLLMMFGCATSEKKAPEPKMAGMENTFRARVDRVIDVNTIVVSANGMDETVRLAGIKKTGYELPSEKRDLYKKQCAQLNVDGTNNTFCATDSIRGPGKDLKHFTREVQVYRGEKAKQFTEQMVRNERVLVYSLEPTRDAEKNLLALVYRESDQLFVNYAIIRMGYGLVTETPQFEHLASFQTAEQAAQSEKLGLWGAPLPEDEKIVVKAASPSILSEDYIVYISNQDRRYHLEHCQKLDETRYPVQLKDAKKGKYRPCPVCCPGK; encoded by the coding sequence ATGGTTTCATTGAGAATACAGCATATTGTTGTCGGGGCGGTTTTGTTGATGATGTTTGGGTGTGCGACGTCGGAAAAAAAAGCGCCGGAACCTAAAATGGCAGGGATGGAAAATACTTTTCGTGCCCGGGTTGATCGTGTGATTGATGTGAATACGATTGTGGTTTCAGCCAACGGCATGGATGAGACGGTTCGCCTGGCGGGGATTAAAAAAACCGGATATGAGCTGCCGAGCGAAAAACGCGATCTCTATAAAAAGCAATGCGCGCAGTTAAATGTTGATGGGACAAACAATACTTTTTGTGCGACGGATTCCATTCGAGGGCCGGGAAAAGACTTGAAACACTTTACCCGAGAAGTGCAAGTCTATCGCGGGGAAAAAGCCAAACAGTTTACCGAACAGATGGTCCGCAATGAACGTGTACTTGTTTATTCGCTGGAGCCCACCCGGGATGCAGAGAAGAATTTGTTGGCTTTGGTTTATCGGGAGTCCGATCAATTGTTTGTGAATTATGCGATTATACGGATGGGTTATGGACTTGTCACTGAAACCCCGCAGTTTGAGCATTTGGCTTCATTTCAAACCGCAGAACAGGCGGCCCAAAGCGAGAAATTGGGATTGTGGGGCGCACCGCTGCCGGAAGATGAAAAGATAGTCGTCAAAGCGGCATCTCCAAGTATATTGTCTGAGGATTATATTGTTTATATTTCCAATCAGGATCGACGTTATCATTTAGAGCATTGTCAAAAATTAGATGAGACCCGCTATCCGGTGCAGTTAAAAGATGCAAAAAAGGGAAAGTATAGACCCTGTCCGGTTTGTTGCCCGGGCAAATAA
- a CDS encoding DnaJ domain-containing protein, with translation MVFFKKYFWFILVVLYLIWPWDLHPTLLDDMVVFGIYLSIVLRQWRKILNARHTTEQGGSRRQERADFPGEGDLKKSLTLQGAYKLLRVAPSASRDELRRAYHGRVASNHPDKVSHLSEELQQRAQELTQRLNRAYDMIQRHKRYK, from the coding sequence ATGGTGTTTTTTAAAAAGTACTTTTGGTTTATTTTGGTGGTCCTCTATTTGATTTGGCCCTGGGACCTGCATCCCACATTGCTGGATGACATGGTTGTCTTTGGGATTTACCTCTCAATTGTTTTGCGGCAGTGGCGAAAAATTTTGAATGCCCGCCATACCACAGAGCAAGGCGGTTCCCGGCGGCAGGAACGAGCAGACTTTCCCGGAGAAGGCGACTTAAAAAAATCATTGACCCTGCAAGGGGCGTATAAACTTTTGCGGGTCGCGCCTTCCGCTTCACGGGATGAACTGCGCCGTGCATACCATGGGCGTGTTGCATCCAACCATCCGGACAAAGTGAGTCATCTCAGTGAGGAATTGCAACAACGGGCGCAGGAGCTTACCCAAAGACTCAATCGCGCCTATGATATGATTCAGCGTCACAAAAGATACAAGTGA